In Fusobacterium nucleatum, the genomic stretch CATAGAGGCTCTATGTTTTGCTAAACTTTCTAAACTCTCTCTTTCAGGAACAGAAGTTCTTCCTTCTATTCTTGTACAAATTACAGTTTGAGAAACATTAGGTAGTGTAAATTCTTTTTTTAAAGCAGCAGCAGAAGCTAAAAATGAACTTACTCCTGGAATAACTTCATATTCTATTCCATATCCATCTAACATATCCATTTGTTCTCTATGTGCACCATAGATTGCAGGGTCTCCTGTATGAACTCTTGCTACTTTTTTATTTTCTTTTATTGCTTTTACAGTAACATCTATAACTTCATCTAAGGACATAGAGGCAGAATTATAAATCTCTGCTCCATCTTTATGACAATCTATAACCTCTTTTGGAACCAATGAACCTGCATAAATAATAACATCGGCTTCTTTAACTATTCTTTGACCTTTTATAGTTATTAATTCTGGGTCACCTGGTCCAGCTCCTATAAAGTAAACTTTTTCCATTTTTTAAATCCTCCCTTTTTAACTATTAGAGTTGTAAAATATGGAATATCATCTTCTGTTAAATCTTTTATATCATAATAA encodes the following:
- the cobM gene encoding precorrin-4 C(11)-methyltransferase; translation: MEKVYFIGAGPGDPELITIKGQRIVKEADVIIYAGSLVPKEVIDCHKDGAEIYNSASMSLDEVIDVTVKAIKENKKVARVHTGDPAIYGAHREQMDMLDGYGIEYEVIPGVSSFLASAAALKKEFTLPNVSQTVICTRIEGRTSVPERESLESLAKHRASMAIFLSVHMIDKVVEALATSYPMSTPVAVVQKASWADQKIVLGTLETIEQKVKEAEINKTAQILVGDFLGNEYEKSKLYDKHFTHEYRKGIKE